A single window of Oreochromis aureus strain Israel breed Guangdong linkage group 5, ZZ_aureus, whole genome shotgun sequence DNA harbors:
- the LOC116327022 gene encoding phenazine biosynthesis-like domain-containing protein 1 isoform X2 — MEIPVYTLDSFTNLPFKGNPAAVCPLLHELSDDLYYKIAAETNLSDTAFITRINPSDSFTTGSRFRLRWFTPTTEVDLCGHATLASAAVLFQHIKNVNPTLVFETKSGDLHVTKKEEGYIMDFPLNPPTRVEPNDFKDTIKAAVGNLPVQEVLFCYNTKKLLIRLADSCDISALTNLKVDTVALENTERSGRFCAVIVTMKGSPDCQPGYDFYSRDFSPWVGVPEDPVTGSNHTVLGSYWSEKLGKKKMLAYQCSSRGGELELELRDDGRINIAGQAITILQGTIKL; from the exons ATGGAGATACCAGTGTACACGCTGGATTCCTTCACCAATTTGCCATTCAAGGGAAACCCTGCGGCAGTTTGTCCACTTCTGCAT GAGCTGAGTGATGACTTGTATTACAAGATAGCAGCAGAGACGAACCTCTCAGACACTGCTTTCATCACCAGGATTAATCCCTCTGATAGCTTTACTACAG GATCAAGATTCCGCCTTCGATGGTTTACACCAACCACTGAAGTAGATCTGTGCGGTCATGCCACTCTGGCCTCTGCAGCAGTGCTATTCCAACACATCA AAAATGTAAATCCCACCCTGGTGTTTGAGACCAAGAGTGGAGATCTGCACGTCACCAAGAAGGAGGAAGGGTACATCATGGACTTTCCTCTGAATCCCCCCACCCGAGTG GAACCCAACGACTTCAAAGACACCATCAAG GCGGCAGTCGGAAACCTCCCGGTTCAGGAAGTTTTATTTTGCTACAACACCAAGAAGCTGCTGATTCGACTGGCTGACAGCTGTGACat CTCCGCGCTTACCAATCTGAAAGTTGACACTGTGGCTCTTGAGAATACTGAGAGAAGTGGAAGATTCTGCGCCGTCATCGTCACTATGAAAG GATCACCAGACTGCCAGCCAGGATATGACTTCTATTCGAGAGACTTTTCTCCATGGGTTGGAGTCCCTGAGGATCCTGTCACTG GATCTAACCACACAGTCCTAGGTAGCTACTGGTCTGAAAAACtaggaaagaagaaaatgctGG CTTACCAGTGCTCCAGTCGTGGTGGCGAGCTGGAACTTGAACTGAGAGATGATGGAAGAATCAACATAGCTGGACAGGCCATCACTATTCTGCAGGGAACAATCAAACTGTAG
- the snrpe gene encoding small nuclear ribonucleoprotein E — protein MAYRGQGQKVQKVMVQPINLIFRYLQNRSRIQVWLYEQVNMRIEGCIIGFDEYMNLVLDDAEEVHMKTKNRKPLGRIMLKGDNITLLQSVSN, from the exons ATGGCATACAGAGGACAAGGACAGAAGGTCCAGAAGGTTATGGTGCAGCCCATT AATCTCATTTTCAGGTACCTGCAAAAT CGCTCACGGATCCAAGTTTGGTTGTATGAACAGGTGAACATGCGGATAGAAGGCTGCATTATT GGTTTCGATGAGTACATGAATCTGGTTCTAGACGATGCTGAGGAAGTCCACATGAAGactaagaacagaaaaccatTGG GGAGGATCATGTTGAAAGGAGACAACATTACCTTGCTGCAGAGTGTGTCCAACTGA
- the LOC116327022 gene encoding phenazine biosynthesis-like domain-containing protein 1 isoform X1, which translates to MAACIGASHKCRPEAEIRSAKQARQDVFLKELSDDLYYKIAAETNLSDTAFITRINPSDSFTTGSRFRLRWFTPTTEVDLCGHATLASAAVLFQHIKNVNPTLVFETKSGDLHVTKKEEGYIMDFPLNPPTRVEPNDFKDTIKAAVGNLPVQEVLFCYNTKKLLIRLADSCDISALTNLKVDTVALENTERSGRFCAVIVTMKGSPDCQPGYDFYSRDFSPWVGVPEDPVTGSNHTVLGSYWSEKLGKKKMLAYQCSSRGGELELELRDDGRINIAGQAITILQGTIKL; encoded by the exons ATGGCGGCTTGCATCGGTGCTTCGCACAAGTGCAGACCAGAAGCAGAAATTCGTTCTGCAAAACAAGCTCGAcaagatgtgtttttaaag GAGCTGAGTGATGACTTGTATTACAAGATAGCAGCAGAGACGAACCTCTCAGACACTGCTTTCATCACCAGGATTAATCCCTCTGATAGCTTTACTACAG GATCAAGATTCCGCCTTCGATGGTTTACACCAACCACTGAAGTAGATCTGTGCGGTCATGCCACTCTGGCCTCTGCAGCAGTGCTATTCCAACACATCA AAAATGTAAATCCCACCCTGGTGTTTGAGACCAAGAGTGGAGATCTGCACGTCACCAAGAAGGAGGAAGGGTACATCATGGACTTTCCTCTGAATCCCCCCACCCGAGTG GAACCCAACGACTTCAAAGACACCATCAAG GCGGCAGTCGGAAACCTCCCGGTTCAGGAAGTTTTATTTTGCTACAACACCAAGAAGCTGCTGATTCGACTGGCTGACAGCTGTGACat CTCCGCGCTTACCAATCTGAAAGTTGACACTGTGGCTCTTGAGAATACTGAGAGAAGTGGAAGATTCTGCGCCGTCATCGTCACTATGAAAG GATCACCAGACTGCCAGCCAGGATATGACTTCTATTCGAGAGACTTTTCTCCATGGGTTGGAGTCCCTGAGGATCCTGTCACTG GATCTAACCACACAGTCCTAGGTAGCTACTGGTCTGAAAAACtaggaaagaagaaaatgctGG CTTACCAGTGCTCCAGTCGTGGTGGCGAGCTGGAACTTGAACTGAGAGATGATGGAAGAATCAACATAGCTGGACAGGCCATCACTATTCTGCAGGGAACAATCAAACTGTAG